The sequence TCGAGCGACGCGACATGAGCGAACGGCTTGCGCGCCGCTCGCGGGAGCGCGGGTTGCACGTGGCGGCGCAGCGCTTCGAGCAGCAGGCAGCCGTTGCGCGCCGCCGCGCCGACACGATCCGCGCGGCGATAGAAGGCCCGCAAACCGCGATCGACGCTGCGCTCGCAGCCGGCGAGACGGCCGAAGACGACGCCTCCGACGGTGAAGCGGTTTCCGCTATATGATGCCGAGCCGGATCGCGCGTGCCGCCGCGGCGGCGCGGGTGGGCGCGTCGAGCGCGTCGAGGATCTCACGGACGTGGAGCTTGATCGTCCCCAGCCCGTAGTGCAGCTCGGCGGCGATCTCGGCGTTGTCCTTCCCGGCCGCGATCAGCCGCAGGATCGCGAGCTCGCGCTCGGTGAGGACCGGCCGGACTTGGGGGGGCGAGGCCGCCGACAGCCGGGCGCGGTTGGCGGCGCGCAGGTCGCTCAGCGCCTGCGCCAGTCCGCGCGCGCGGTCGTCGAAACGGCGAAGGTTCTG is a genomic window of Candidatus Eremiobacterota bacterium containing:
- a CDS encoding response regulator transcription factor gives rise to the protein MVDQTSLKAMEQNLRRFDDRARGLAQALSDLRAANRARLSAASPPQVRPVLTERELAILRLIAAGKDNAEIAAELHYGLGTIKLHVREILDALDAPTRAAAAARAIRLGII